The genomic interval GGAGGTGGGCGTCGGGCTCCCCATGGGCACCCAAGGCGCGCTGGCCCGAGCCTCGGAGACGAGCCTCCTCGCCAGGGTCATGGTGGGAGGACGGCTGGGCTCCATCCTCGCTCCTTCGTTCGAGATAGGAACGCTGCTGCGTCCCAGCGCCGACATCAACATCAACACGCTCGAGCGTCGGGAGATTGGAACCGAGCTGCGCCTGGGCGCGGGGCTGATGACCACGGGTGCCCCCCTGCGAGCCGAGGTGGCCCTCAACGCGGGGCTCTCCTTCAAGCAGTCGCAGGGCGCGGTGGAGGTGCTCGGCGGTGCGCGGTATGCGCCTCGGGATGGCGTGGAGCTGTTCGCGCTCGGTGGTCTCGGGTTCGGCGCGGAGCCCGGCGTCCCTCTCTTCCGACTGCTCGCTGGAGTGTCCTTCTCGTATCAACTGGGTGAGGACACCCGGCCCGACTCGGACGCGAGCATCGTCCACGAGTCCGTTCCGCTGCCCGCGCCCGGCGGGGGCAGGCGCCCCGGTGACTCACGTGGGAACCTGGGCTCACAGCTTCCGGGCCCCGGAGAGTCATCGCCCATCGCCAATGTGTCCAGGGACCGCTTCGTGCTCGAGGGGCGGGTGTACTTCCGCACCGGCAGCGCGGAGCTCCCGGCCGAGGTGGCCGACCTGGACCGCGCGGTGGAGATGATGCTCACCAATCCCACGGTGGCGGTGATGACCGTGGATGGGCACACGGATGACTCGCGCGCGGAGACGCTGAACCCACGCCTGGGACGAGACCGGGCGGAGGCGGTGTGGCGCTACCTCGTGGAGCATGGAGTGCCCCCCAACAAATTGCGACTGAGGAGCTTTGGGCCTCAGTACCCCACTCAGAGCAACAGCACGCCCGAGGGGCGCGAGCGCAACCGCCGCGTCGAACTCCTCCTCATGCTGCCCACGAATCAGGAGCCCACACCATGAAGACACCGGGATGGATTCACGTCCTGACCTGCGCCGTGGCACTGGCCGCACTCCCCGCGTTCGCCGAGGCGGACGTCTTCGGACTCGGCAGCGGCAGGGACAAAGCACTCACGGTCCAGGGCCACGAGAGCCGGGTCGTCAACAGCTACGCGGCGGTGACCGCGCCCTTGAACAAGGGGGCCCGGGAGATTCGGGTCGACACGCTCCAGGGCTTCGACGACGGCGACCTGGTGATGGTGTTGCAGACCCGGGATGTGGGGCCCGTCCCCGCGTCGTCGTTCATGGCGTTCACCCTTCCTCTGTTCGACGAGAGCCCCGTGGGCCTGTGGGAGCTGGCGCGCGTGGAGCGAGCGATGGGCAGGTCGCTGATGCTCACCCGCCCTCTGCTGCACGACTTCGCGGCCCCCTACACGCAGGTCATCCGGGTTCCCGAGTTCAAGAGCGTCACCGTGCATCCGCTCGGGGAGATCAAGGCCCGAGCCTGGAACGGGACGACGGGCGGCGTGGTGGCGTTCCTCGTCGACGGGACGCTGCACAACAACGGCGTCATCACCGCGAGCGGCGCGGGCTTCCAACAGGGTTGGGTCAACGAGTCGGACAACTTGGCCCTGGGCTGCGTGAATGACCGTGGAACGTGCGAGCGCGTCACCAGCGACGTCCTGCTTCGCCGGCTGCCCATGGGGGGCGGTGGCGCCATCTTCTTTCGAGCCCACGCCCTCATCGGCGCCGGGCGCATCGAGGCCAAGGGCGTGCCGGGCCCAGGCGCCCCGGGCGGAGGAAGCATCTCCGCGCGACTGGTCGAACGTGCCGAGTGTGAGGTCCTGAGTGTCCAGGGAGCTCCGAGCAGTTCCCCCTGGGTGTCGGGCGCGCAAGGGGGCACGGGTGGAGGCACGGTGCTGCTCCAGGCTGGCACGTTCACGGGATGTCCCGTGCGGGTGTCGGAGGTCGAAGCGCGAATCGCGGCGCTGGGCCCATCCCAGACGGGCGACACCGGAGGGCAGGTCCTCTGGGAGCATCCGCTGGTGATTCCCATGGCGCCGCTCTTCTCCTCGCCAGGAGATGGGGTCCGGCTGAAGAACGCGATGCCACGGCTGAGCGGCCTGGGTGACCCGGGGGCCACCGTCTTCCTGAGCCTCGAGGATATCGAGCGGCCCTCCCTGGGTCCGGTGGACCTGCCATCCACGCGAGTGGACGAGTCCGGAGGCTTCACGCTCGAGGTTCCCGCGCCCCTCTCGGATGGAACCTACGCACTCACCGCCTACACGGAGCTCGAGGGGCTCACCAGCCCCACGAGTCCCGCCATCTACTTCACGGTCGACGGACAGCTCGCGGCCAGCGCGCCCACGATCCTCGTCCCCGAGGAGGACGAGGTCGTGGGCACCCACTTCCCCACGTTCTCCGGGCGAGCCACGGCCAACCTCTTGGTGCGCGTGCTGCGCAATGGGATTCCGATTGGAGAGACCCGGGCGAACAGCAGCAAGGACTGGTCCGTTGTCTCCAACACGCAGTTCGACCCGGGTCCGGCGACCGTGACCGCGGTCATCATCGACGCAGATGGCAATCCCGGCACCGAGGCGAGTCGCTCCTTCGTCGTGGCCATTCCTCCTCCGCTCGTTCCCGTCTTCGTGACCCCTGTCCCCGGTAGCACGGTCAACACCACGAAGCCCGTCTTCACGGGCACGGCCCGTCGAGGGAACACGGTGCGCATCCTCCACGAGGGGACGGAGATTGCGTCCGCCACCGTGGACACCGATGACACGTGGACAGCGACGGCCACGACGGCACTTCCGCAGGGAAACATCTCCGTCACCGCGACCGCCACCAACTCCATCGGAGAGACGAGCACGGCTTCCGCTGCTCACACCTTCGATGTGGATACCGTGGCCCCCAACGCTCCGGTCATCGAGACCCCCACCTCCGGCACCACTGTCGCCACCACCAGGCCCACTTTCACGGGGACCGCTGAAATCGGCAGCACCGTGCGCATCTTCCACGGCGCCACCGAGATTGGCTTCGCAACGACGGCCGCCACCGGCAGGTTCACCGTCACGGCCACGACAGCCCTTCCCCAGGACTCGGTCTCCGTGACAGCCACCGCCACGGACGCCTCGGGCAACACGAGCACGGCCTCGGCGGCTCGCAACTTCAAGGTGGACACCGTGGCCCCCGGTGTCCCTGTGTTCGATTCACCCGCGTCCGGCACCACCGTCGCCTCCACCAGGCCCACTCTCGCGGGTACCGCTGAAATCGGAAGCACCGTGCGCATCTTCCACGGCGCCACCGAGATTGGCTTCGGAACGACGGCCGCCACTGGCAGGTTTTCGATCACGGCCACGACAGACCTTCCCCAGGACTCAGTCTCCGTGACGGCCACCGCCACCGACACGGCGAACAACACGAGCACGCCTTCGGCGGCTCATTCCTTCTTCATCGACACCGTGGCCCCGGGCGCGCCAGTCATCGAGACGCCCGCCTCTGGCACCACCGTCACCACCACCAAGCCCACCTTCACGGGCACCGCTGAAGTCGGAAGCACCGTGCGCATCTTCCGCGGCGGCTCCGAGCTCGGCTTCGCAACGACGGGCGTCGACGGCAGGTTCTCGGTGACAGCCACGACGGCCCTCCCCGAGGGCTCGGTCTCCGTGACAGCCACCGCCACCGATGCCCCTGGCAACGCGGGCCCGGCTTCGGCGGCCCACGCCTTCTCCGTTGACTCGGTGGCGCCGAGCGCGCCGGTCATCGACACGCCCGCCGCTGGCATCACCATCACCACCACCACGCCCACCTTCGCGGGCACCGCGGAAGCCGACAGCATCGTGCGCATCTTCCGCAATGGAACCGAGCTCGGCTTCGCGACGACGGCCGCCACAGGCAGGTTCTCGGTGACAGTCACGACGGCCCTTCCCCAGGGTTCGATCTCCGTGACCGCCACCGCCACCGATGTCCCAGGCAACACGAGCACGGCCTCGGCGCCTCACTCCTTCTCCGTGGACTCCGTGGCCCCAGACGCCCCCGTGTTCGAGACGCCTGCCGCGGGCACGACCGTCGCCACCACCACGCCCACGTTCAAGGGCACCGCCGAAGCCGGCAGCATCGTCCGCATCTTCCGCGACGGGAACGAGCTCGGCTTCACGACGACGGCCGCTGATCGCAAGTTCTCGGTGACGACCACGACGGCCCTCCCCCAGGGCCTGATCTCAGTGACCGCCACCGCCACCGATGCCCTGGGCAACACGAGCACGGCCTCGGCGCCTCACAGCTTCAGTATCGACAGTCAGCCCCCCCAGCCGCCCGCGTTCGAGAGCCCCGATGTCAACGCGTTGGTGAACACGGCCACGCCGACCTTCGAGGGCACCGCCGAAGTCGGCAGCACCATTCGCATCCTGCGCAACGGAAGCCAGATCGGCATCGGCAACACGGGTGGCGATGGCAGGTGGACAGCGACCGCCACGACGGCCCTTCCCCAAGGTTCGGTGTCCGTGACCGCCACCGCCACGGATGCCGTGGGCAATACGAGCGCCGCCTCCCCTCCACACACCTTCACCGTGGACAGCCGGGCGCCCAATCCCCCCGCCATCGAGAAGCCCGACGCCAACAGCTCCGTCAACACCGCCCAGCCCCTCTTCACGGGCACCGCCGAAGCAGGCAGCACCGTCAACATCCTCTTCGGGGGGAACCCCATCGGCTCCGGGGTGACGGGCGGCGACAACAAGTGGACGGTGTCCCCCACGTCGCCCCTCCCCGAGGGGAGTGTCTCCGTGACGGCGACGGCCACCGATGCCGCGGGGAACACGAGCGCCCCGTCGGCGGCTCGCGGCTTCAAGGTGGACACCCGATTCCCGGACCCGCCCGTGATTCAATCCCCCGGTCCCAACGCCAGAGTGGGGACGGCGACGCCCACGTTCTCGGGCGAAGCCGAGCCGGACGCCAGCATCATCATCTTCGTGGATGGAACGCACCTCGCCACCATCCCGGCGAACAGCTCCGGAAGGTGGAGCACCCCTTCGACCCGGACGTTGAGCGAAGCAAGTCATGTCGTGACGGCCACGGCGACCGATGCGGCGGGCAACAAGGGTCCAGAGGCCCGGCACACCTTCGAGGTGGATCTCTCGGCCCCTCTCGCCCCTGTGATTTCCGCACCCGCGGCTGACACCTCGGTGGGAACCACCACGCCCACCTTCAGCGGCTCCGCCGAGGCCGAAAGCACGGTGCGCATCACCTACAACGGGAGCGAGATTGGCTCCGGTCCGGCGGCCCTCGATGGGGCCTGGTCTATCACCTCCAACACGGCGCTTCCCCAGGGCACCGTCATCGTGACCGCGACCGCGACGGACGTCGCCGGCAATCGAAGCCCCGCCTCGGCTCCCCGTCGATTCATTGTCGACACCATCGCGCCCCCGGCCCCGAGCATCAGCAAGCCCGCCACGCGTGAATGGGTGACCGTGGCGACGCCCGTCTTCGAAGGCACCGCCGACCCCAACAGCACGGTGAACGTCCTGCGCAATGGGAGTGTCATCGCGACAGGCAAGGCGGGCACCGACTCGAAATGGCAACTGACCGCCAACACGAACCTCCCCGAGGGAGACATCACCGTGACGGCGACCGCCACGGACGAGGCCTCCAACGTGGGCCCGGCTTCGGCGCCCCGTGACTTCCGCATCGACACCATCGCCCCCAGTCAACCCACGTTCAGCCAGCCGGGCGCGGGCGTCCATCTGAACAAGAACACGCCGACCTTCGCGGGCACCGCCGACGAAGGCAGCAAGGTCCGCATCTATCGCAAGCAGGGGAACACCGACGTCTTCATCGAGGAAGTCACCGCCGGAGTCGGCAACCAGTGGACCTACACCGTCACGGCGGCGAAGGCCTTCCCCGAGGGGCTCGTGACGGTGACGGCCACCGCCAGGGACGAGGCTGGCAACAACAGCGCGCCTGCCGTGTCCCTCCAGTTCACGGTGGATACCGTCCTCCCGGAGAAGCCACAAATCAACGTCCCCATCCCCTCCGTGGTGATCACCAACAGACCGGTCATCAGTGGCACGGTCGTCGGTGGTTCGACGGTGACACTCAGCGCCGACGGAACGGTGCTCGGCACCGCCCCGGTGACGAGCGGCGGCGACTGGACCTACACCCCCACGACCAACCTCGCCGAGGGCTCACGGTTCATCGAGGTCTACGCGACGGATGAGGCGACCAATCGAGGGCCGACCGCGTCCAAGACCTTCATCGTCGACACCACTCCCCCGCCCCCTCCGCGCATCGAGGTCCCCGTCGTGGGCACCCGCGTGGGTCCCAACGGAACGGAGTTCAGGGGAACCGCCGAGCCAGGGAGCACCGTCAATGTCTATCTCACGGACCCCATGGGCATCCGTCACACCGTCGCCACCGATGACGCGGACCCCAATGGAATCTGGAGCGTGCCGACCACCAGGGTGAACGTCCATGGAGATCAGCTCGTCATGACGGCCACTGCCACGGATGTCTTCCTGCGCGAGGGCCTCCCCTCTCCAGACATCCGAATCTCGGTGGACATCGAGGCCCCGCCGACTCCGACTTTCGACACGCCCAAAGACAATCAAGTCTTCAACAAGCGGCGCCCTGACTTCACGGGCTCCACCACGGCTGGCGCGAGAGTGACGGTGCAAGTCAGTGGCTTCGAGGAGCCGACCGTGACGGCGGACGGGAATGGCAAATGGACCGTGTCGTCCTCGAGAGACCTCTTGGAGTTTCCAAACTCCTACTCCGTCCAAGCCTGGGCCGCCGACGACCTCGGGAACGTGAGCAAACGTTCCTCCGCGATTCCCTTCACCATCGACGTGACCAAGCCTGTCACGAAGATCGTGGCCCCCCTGGATGATGCCACCCTCACCGACCCCGCGCCGCTCATCCGGGGAACGTCGGAGCCCAACAGCACCGTGACGCTCAGCCTGGGCGCGACGACCTTTCCAAACATTCCGGTCAACAACGACGGAATCTGGAGGTACCAGTCCGGACCGCTCGCGCATGGCAAGTATACCGTGCAGGCGAGTGCCGTGGACCGAGCGGGCAACGCGGGGGAAACCGCCACCATCACCTTCACCCTCGACCTCGTCCTCCCGGATGCCCCCAAGGTGACGATTCCCGGCCCCGGGACGTTCGTGAACGTGCCGCGTCCCACCATCCGTGGCACCACCACGAAGCCCTGCGCCAAGGTCGTGGTGAAGGTGAATGACGTGAGGCAGGAACCCGCGGCGGTGGTCGACAGCGGCGGAGCGTGGAAGTTCACCCCCTCGGCGGACTTGCCCGAAAAGGAGAACAAGGTCGCGGCGTTCTGCCTGGATGGTTTCGACCGGGAGAGCGAGGACTCCGCCAGCCACTCGTTCACGGTGGATACCCAGAAGCCTGGGGTCCCCATCATCGAGACGCCAGAGGCGGGCTCCTTCAACGGCCCCACCTTCGACACCGTCACGGGAACCGCGGAGCCTGAAACCCTCATCACCGCGACGCTCAACGGGCTCGCGGTGGGAACCGCCCAGGCCGACAGCACGGGACGCTGGTCACTGAAGATCGGACTGACCATCCTCCATGGCGAGCAGCGGTTCCAGGCCACGACCACTGACAGGGCGCAGAACGTCAGCGCCCCATCCGCCCCTCACGTGTTCAAGGTGGACAAGACGAAGCCGGTCAGCGTGCTGACGGGAGTCCCGGAGGGCACCAGCGCGCTCTCCACGGTCACCTTCTCGATGGGCACCAAGGACCCGGAGGACAACGCCACCTTCCGGTGCTCACTGGATGGAGAGCCCCTCTCGCCCTGCGTCAGCCCGCACACCCTCCGAGGACTGCCGGAGGGCCGCCGTGAGCTCATCGTCGAGGCGACGGACCGCGTGGGCAATGTCGAGGAAGCCCCCATCCATCACGTCTGGGATGTCAGGCATCCCAGCGCGGTGGAAGGCGGTGGCGTGGGATGCTCGAGCACCGCGGGCCCCATCCCCGGCGCAGTGCTCTGGTTGGCGTGGGTCGGCTGGCTCGGCCTTCGCCGCCGCCGGAGCTGACGCGCGCGGGGCGCACTGCGCCGGGTGGAGACGCCCGGCTCAAATGGCGCTTGCAGGTGGAGGCCCGCTGGGGGCCTCCACCGAATCAGGCGAGAGAAGACCGGGGCGTCGCGCGCGTGGCCAGGCCCAGCATCTCATCCGCGAGCCGCTGGGCCTCTTCGCGCTCCGACTCGGCCGTGCGCGCGCCCACCGCCTGGATGCCCAACAGCGCCAGGCCCTCTTCCAGCCCCAGCGCCGTCTCCACGCCGTCCAGTTGGATGCCCATGCTCTGCAGCGTGAGCGCCACGTCCGCGCCCATGCCGGACAGCACGGTGCGCGTGCCCATCAACCGGGCCGAGCCGGCGAGCCGCGCCAGCACCGCGCACAGGTGACTGTCCACCAACCACAGGCCGGAGATGTCCACCACCATGCCCTTGGCGCCCGTGCGCTGGATGTCGGCCAGCACGTCCGAGCAGAGCTGCGCCGCCTGAGCATCGGTGATGTCGCCCTGGAGGGGAACGATGAGCTGTCCCCACAGCCGGATGATGGGAATGCGCGACAGCTCGCGCGAGTGCCGCGGAAGATCCGAGATGCTCATGACGGCTCCACGTCCGCCACCAGCACGGTGGCGTCATCGGTGGTACGGCCAAAGCGCTCTAGCAGGAACGCACAAGCCATGTCAGGGGACTGCGTTCGGACCTGCTCCAGGTCCACTCGAAAGCTCAACCCATCGCTGAAGAGGGCCAGCCGATCTCCCGGCGCCAGCGGCGTCGATAGTGTCCGCAGCGAGCGGAACGACTGGCCCAGGATGCCCGGCGTGGGGAGCACCGGCACCCGTGTGCCCACCGTGCGCAGCTCCACGTTCCCCACGCCCCCACAGTGCAGTGTGTGCCCGTCGAACACCGCGAGCATCGCCGCCGCCCCCCGCCCCTGCTTCAGCGCCACGTGGAGCGCCTCCGCCATGGACGCAACGGACGTGTCCAGCACCACCTGGCTCAAACACCGAAACGCCTCACGGGAAGCCTGCGCCGCCGAGGGCCCGTGCCCCAGCGCGTCCACCACCGCGAGCAACGTGTACCGCCCCTCCGTCCGCACCAGCACCCCGTCGCCGTTCTCCACCTCGCCCACCTTCGGACGCGACAGGTGGGCCACCGACAACCTCACAGCCACACCTCGAACTCCACCTGCGTGCCGGAGATGCCGGTGTTCACCTCGAACTTGTCCGCCAACCGCTTGACGCCCAAGAGGCCCAGGCCCATTCCCGTCTTGCTCCGGTACGTCCCGGACAGCACACGCTCGAGTTCGGGAATGCCCCGCCCCTGGTCCTCCGCGCGCACGCGCAAGAGCCGGCGCGGCGACTGCACGGGAATCAGCTGGATGGTGCCGCCCCCCGCGTACGAAATCTGGTTGCGCGCCAGCTCGCTCACCGCCGTCGCGACCTTCTGGCACTCGTAGCCGCGCCCGCCCAGCGCCTCGCACATCGCGCGCGCCGACAAACGAGCATGGCTCGCGTCCGCCTCCGTCCGCACCAGGTACGTCGTGGGCCGAGCCTCCGTCGAAGCCACCCCGGAGGCCGCCGGAGCGCTCGTCTCCCGAACCCCCGGCGAGGACGAAACGGCGGCGTTCGCCACCACCGCCTTGAGCTTCGCGGCCAGGTCCGGCCTCCGCGCCGGGTCCACGAAGTGGCGCGTCGCGGGCTCCAGCGCGTTGATGACCCGCGGCAGCTCCGCCGCGCTCATCGTGTCCGCCGACACCCGCAGCGACTCCAGCGTTCCGCGCAACACCAACCGCGCGGCCGT from Myxococcus stipitatus carries:
- a CDS encoding OmpA family protein — its product is MGTLAALLLAQGALAQAEPVPLPDFILERLEVNPGPGPLATGGGTVLRDGELRVMVLGHYQHEPLTLNVRGESVPLLRSRSTGVLAVALGLSSRLQVDVRVPVMTQREGDRLSDEGLVAPVRNGVGSPRAGVRMAILSTEEDDSVDLAAEVGVGLPMGTQGALARASETSLLARVMVGGRLGSILAPSFEIGTLLRPSADININTLERREIGTELRLGAGLMTTGAPLRAEVALNAGLSFKQSQGAVEVLGGARYAPRDGVELFALGGLGFGAEPGVPLFRLLAGVSFSYQLGEDTRPDSDASIVHESVPLPAPGGGRRPGDSRGNLGSQLPGPGESSPIANVSRDRFVLEGRVYFRTGSAELPAEVADLDRAVEMMLTNPTVAVMTVDGHTDDSRAETLNPRLGRDRAEAVWRYLVEHGVPPNKLRLRSFGPQYPTQSNSTPEGRERNRRVELLLMLPTNQEPTP
- a CDS encoding SpoIIE family protein phosphatase; translation: MAVRLSVAHLSRPKVGEVENGDGVLVRTEGRYTLLAVVDALGHGPSAAQASREAFRCLSQVVLDTSVASMAEALHVALKQGRGAAAMLAVFDGHTLHCGGVGNVELRTVGTRVPVLPTPGILGQSFRSLRTLSTPLAPGDRLALFSDGLSFRVDLEQVRTQSPDMACAFLLERFGRTTDDATVLVADVEPS
- a CDS encoding ATP-binding protein; amino-acid sequence: MSRGMLSAQLLSVLQHFMSETAARLVLRGTLESLRVSADTMSAAELPRVINALEPATRHFVDPARRPDLAAKLKAVVANAAVSSSPGVRETSAPAASGVASTEARPTTYLVRTEADASHARLSARAMCEALGGRGYECQKVATAVSELARNQISYAGGGTIQLIPVQSPRRLLRVRAEDQGRGIPELERVLSGTYRSKTGMGLGLLGVKRLADKFEVNTGISGTQVEFEVWL
- a CDS encoding STAS domain-containing protein, producing the protein MSISDLPRHSRELSRIPIIRLWGQLIVPLQGDITDAQAAQLCSDVLADIQRTGAKGMVVDISGLWLVDSHLCAVLARLAGSARLMGTRTVLSGMGADVALTLQSMGIQLDGVETALGLEEGLALLGIQAVGARTAESEREEAQRLADEMLGLATRATPRSSLA
- a CDS encoding Ig-like domain-containing protein, coding for MKTPGWIHVLTCAVALAALPAFAEADVFGLGSGRDKALTVQGHESRVVNSYAAVTAPLNKGAREIRVDTLQGFDDGDLVMVLQTRDVGPVPASSFMAFTLPLFDESPVGLWELARVERAMGRSLMLTRPLLHDFAAPYTQVIRVPEFKSVTVHPLGEIKARAWNGTTGGVVAFLVDGTLHNNGVITASGAGFQQGWVNESDNLALGCVNDRGTCERVTSDVLLRRLPMGGGGAIFFRAHALIGAGRIEAKGVPGPGAPGGGSISARLVERAECEVLSVQGAPSSSPWVSGAQGGTGGGTVLLQAGTFTGCPVRVSEVEARIAALGPSQTGDTGGQVLWEHPLVIPMAPLFSSPGDGVRLKNAMPRLSGLGDPGATVFLSLEDIERPSLGPVDLPSTRVDESGGFTLEVPAPLSDGTYALTAYTELEGLTSPTSPAIYFTVDGQLAASAPTILVPEEDEVVGTHFPTFSGRATANLLVRVLRNGIPIGETRANSSKDWSVVSNTQFDPGPATVTAVIIDADGNPGTEASRSFVVAIPPPLVPVFVTPVPGSTVNTTKPVFTGTARRGNTVRILHEGTEIASATVDTDDTWTATATTALPQGNISVTATATNSIGETSTASAAHTFDVDTVAPNAPVIETPTSGTTVATTRPTFTGTAEIGSTVRIFHGATEIGFATTAATGRFTVTATTALPQDSVSVTATATDASGNTSTASAARNFKVDTVAPGVPVFDSPASGTTVASTRPTLAGTAEIGSTVRIFHGATEIGFGTTAATGRFSITATTDLPQDSVSVTATATDTANNTSTPSAAHSFFIDTVAPGAPVIETPASGTTVTTTKPTFTGTAEVGSTVRIFRGGSELGFATTGVDGRFSVTATTALPEGSVSVTATATDAPGNAGPASAAHAFSVDSVAPSAPVIDTPAAGITITTTTPTFAGTAEADSIVRIFRNGTELGFATTAATGRFSVTVTTALPQGSISVTATATDVPGNTSTASAPHSFSVDSVAPDAPVFETPAAGTTVATTTPTFKGTAEAGSIVRIFRDGNELGFTTTAADRKFSVTTTTALPQGLISVTATATDALGNTSTASAPHSFSIDSQPPQPPAFESPDVNALVNTATPTFEGTAEVGSTIRILRNGSQIGIGNTGGDGRWTATATTALPQGSVSVTATATDAVGNTSAASPPHTFTVDSRAPNPPAIEKPDANSSVNTAQPLFTGTAEAGSTVNILFGGNPIGSGVTGGDNKWTVSPTSPLPEGSVSVTATATDAAGNTSAPSAARGFKVDTRFPDPPVIQSPGPNARVGTATPTFSGEAEPDASIIIFVDGTHLATIPANSSGRWSTPSTRTLSEASHVVTATATDAAGNKGPEARHTFEVDLSAPLAPVISAPAADTSVGTTTPTFSGSAEAESTVRITYNGSEIGSGPAALDGAWSITSNTALPQGTVIVTATATDVAGNRSPASAPRRFIVDTIAPPAPSISKPATREWVTVATPVFEGTADPNSTVNVLRNGSVIATGKAGTDSKWQLTANTNLPEGDITVTATATDEASNVGPASAPRDFRIDTIAPSQPTFSQPGAGVHLNKNTPTFAGTADEGSKVRIYRKQGNTDVFIEEVTAGVGNQWTYTVTAAKAFPEGLVTVTATARDEAGNNSAPAVSLQFTVDTVLPEKPQINVPIPSVVITNRPVISGTVVGGSTVTLSADGTVLGTAPVTSGGDWTYTPTTNLAEGSRFIEVYATDEATNRGPTASKTFIVDTTPPPPPRIEVPVVGTRVGPNGTEFRGTAEPGSTVNVYLTDPMGIRHTVATDDADPNGIWSVPTTRVNVHGDQLVMTATATDVFLREGLPSPDIRISVDIEAPPTPTFDTPKDNQVFNKRRPDFTGSTTAGARVTVQVSGFEEPTVTADGNGKWTVSSSRDLLEFPNSYSVQAWAADDLGNVSKRSSAIPFTIDVTKPVTKIVAPLDDATLTDPAPLIRGTSEPNSTVTLSLGATTFPNIPVNNDGIWRYQSGPLAHGKYTVQASAVDRAGNAGETATITFTLDLVLPDAPKVTIPGPGTFVNVPRPTIRGTTTKPCAKVVVKVNDVRQEPAAVVDSGGAWKFTPSADLPEKENKVAAFCLDGFDRESEDSASHSFTVDTQKPGVPIIETPEAGSFNGPTFDTVTGTAEPETLITATLNGLAVGTAQADSTGRWSLKIGLTILHGEQRFQATTTDRAQNVSAPSAPHVFKVDKTKPVSVLTGVPEGTSALSTVTFSMGTKDPEDNATFRCSLDGEPLSPCVSPHTLRGLPEGRRELIVEATDRVGNVEEAPIHHVWDVRHPSAVEGGGVGCSSTAGPIPGAVLWLAWVGWLGLRRRRS